The genomic window AAACTATAAACAACGCAAGACTTGCCACAAGGATAAAATGATTTATACTTTCAATCAATAATTTAACTTCTATAGGAATGACAATGTCTCGCGAAAAAATAGTGTGCAAAAACAACGGATTTTCATTAATCGAGTTAGCGATAGTTATAGTAATAATAGCATTACTAATAAGTGGAATAATAGCCAGCCAATCATTGATAAAATCCGCTGAAATCAAGGAAGTCATTAGTGAGTATGACCGTTATATTAAATCAATAAAAGAATTTCAGGATAAATATAACGCTCTACCAGGTGATATGAGTAACGCTGAGACAATATGGGGTTCTGATGCTTCATGTCCTAACACTACAGAAAATACCACTCCTAAAACAGCTACCTGCAATGGTGATGGTAATGGTCGCATCGGAAGTAGCGCTACTGATGGTACTTTAAGTGTCCAAACCGAATGGTTCAGAGCATGGCAACAACTAGCTAACTCTGGTTTTATAGAAGGCAGATTTACCGGCGTAAAGGAATCAGCGACTGACGGCGACGCAGGAATTGGTATTAATGTTCCAAAATCAAAATTATCTATAGGAGCTGGATGGACTATATATTACTACCTTCTTACAACGACCGACACCAATTTATGGGGAGATAATTATGGTCATGTCATGGCTTTTGGCGGTGACACCACTTCTGTGACCAACTTACCAGTAATATCAGCTAATGATGCTCTATTAATTGATCAAAAAATTGATGATGGCACACCAGGAGGTGGCACTATTCGCGCCCGCCGCACAGCGTCTGAAGCAAATTGTACAGCGAACGATACCTCACAAAGCGCCGCCACCTATAATTCTGGTACTGTCTTTGAAAGAGCCTGTTCATTATTATTTATATTAGGATTTTAACATGAAAGCCTTAAAATTTAATAGATATAAAAAACACGGCTTTACCTTACTGGAAATGTCCGTAGCAATTATAATAGTAGGATTTATAATAGCCGGAATAGTAATAGGAGGCAGCATTATACGTAATTCACAAATAAAATCGGCTATTTCAGAATTCACTTTCTATAAACAGACGATAAATAATTTTCGTGATAAATACAATGCGCTACCTGGTGATTTTGCTGCCGCCTCTACTGTTTGGAGTGGATTTACAAATGGTGATGGTAATGGTCTTATCACAACTAACATAACCGATACTAGGATTGATGAACAATTCCTAGCATGGCAACAATTAAGAGCGGCCGATATGATTAAAGGCAACTATACGGGAGTCGCCGGTTCTGGTGGAAGCCGTGATAGAATAGTTGATGAAAACATACCAAAATCGGAACTTGATGATGCCGGATGGGGTTTAATAAGCGTAACCTTAACTGATATAGCCGGTGGTTATACAGCAATACCTTATACCGCTCCTGACCAAGCGCCAAACCACGTTTTATGGTTAGGAGGCAATTCTATAAGTGGTACCGCTGATAGCCAAACCCCTGTATTATCAACATCTGAGGCTTTTTCTATTGATGAGAAAATTGACAACGGTCTACCTGGTAGCGGCAAAGTAATAGCCCAAGCAAATGGTGGAAGCGGCACTTGTTCCGTAGATGCCGATAATTATGATACAGCTTCAGAAAGCAAGCTATGCTCTTTAGTGTTCAAGACAGGATTCTGATTATATACCAATACAAGAGATTAAAAGCTCAGAAAAAATAAAGCGTTTCGCCAGCATAGTAGAAAAAAAGCTAAAAGGGTAGTCTGGCTTTAAGCGCCGCGCCCAACGTCCCATCATCCAAATAGTCAAGCTCACCACCCATTGGTATACCTTGCGCAAGACGTGATATATTAACTCCGCTATCACTTAACAATGATGTTATATAATGAGCGGTCGTCTGTCCCTCCATAGTAGCGTTGGTAGCGAGAATAATCTCTGTTACCTCATCACTAGAGGCTCTGGCAAGGAGCGTATCCATATTAAGCTGGGCTGGCCCTCTATCGTCAATCGCCGATAAAGTCCCACCAAGCACATGATATTTTCCACGATAAAGATTACACCTTTCTATTGCCCATAAATCCGCCAAATCCTCCACCACACAAATAGTGGAATTATCTCTCTTCTCATCACCGCATATATTACATGGATCTTTAGTATCAAAATTCCCGCATATATCACAGGTTTTTATATTCTCAAGCGCCCTGCCCATCACGCTATAAAGCGGGGTCATAATTTTATTACGATTGCGGATTAAATGCAGAACCAAACGTCTCGCTGAACGTGGCCCAAGACCCGGCAATTTAGAAAAAAGCCTTATTAACTCATCAATATCAGAAGGCGAATCAATGTTTAACATAACAATACGTATCCCTATTTATACCGACTATCTATAGGGTACCAGAAGCAAGTAAGTCAAGAATTTGCCACCAAATATAATCCTATCATATTGCAAACAAACCAGACCCCGCAATAAATGCGGGGTTACTTTGCCAGAATAAATAACAAACAAAATATTTTTCGCTAGGCTGTGCGAACAAGCGAAATTTTATGAGTGTTTTTACCGCAGCGTAGCTATTCTACGTGAGGATAAAAATATGAGGAAAATAAAGCGTTTCGCCAGCATAGTAGAAAAAAACCTAGATAATGCGTAAAATTCGCTAGAACGTAGCGAGAACAGTATACTACAAGAACCGCAGCGCAGTGTATTGAAATACATGAGCAGCGGAAGCGCGGTAATATGCTGTTTGCAGCAAGCTATAGTAGAATTTAGTGCGCTATCTAAAATGGGAGTTTCATACCGGCAGGCAGATTCATCCCCTTAGTAATAGCGTTCATTTTTTCAGATGACTCATTATCCATTTTAGTCTTAGCGTCATTAAAGGCAGCGATTATTAAATCTTCCAGCATTTCTTTTTCATCCGGTTTAAGCAGACTTTCATCAATATTTACTTCCAGTAAATTACTGCGCCCATTAATTCGTACACTCACCATACCACCGCCAGAAGCACCATCCATCTCTGTAGCCTCTATTTCGGACTGTACGGCGGTCATCTTATTTTGCATTTCCTGCGCCTGCTTCATCATCTTCTGTAAATTCATATTTTTCTCCTAGATTTGACTCTCTCATTGATAATCTGTACAGATAGATTACTAGATGATTAAACAAATTATGCAACTTTTATTCTTGATAAAAAAACATATCCAAC from Rickettsiales bacterium includes these protein-coding regions:
- a CDS encoding prepilin-type N-terminal cleavage/methylation domain-containing protein, producing MSREKIVCKNNGFSLIELAIVIVIIALLISGIIASQSLIKSAEIKEVISEYDRYIKSIKEFQDKYNALPGDMSNAETIWGSDASCPNTTENTTPKTATCNGDGNGRIGSSATDGTLSVQTEWFRAWQQLANSGFIEGRFTGVKESATDGDAGIGINVPKSKLSIGAGWTIYYYLLTTTDTNLWGDNYGHVMAFGGDTTSVTNLPVISANDALLIDQKIDDGTPGGGTIRARRTASEANCTANDTSQSAATYNSGTVFERACSLLFILGF
- a CDS encoding type II secretion system protein, which translates into the protein MKALKFNRYKKHGFTLLEMSVAIIIVGFIIAGIVIGGSIIRNSQIKSAISEFTFYKQTINNFRDKYNALPGDFAAASTVWSGFTNGDGNGLITTNITDTRIDEQFLAWQQLRAADMIKGNYTGVAGSGGSRDRIVDENIPKSELDDAGWGLISVTLTDIAGGYTAIPYTAPDQAPNHVLWLGGNSISGTADSQTPVLSTSEAFSIDEKIDNGLPGSGKVIAQANGGSGTCSVDADNYDTASESKLCSLVFKTGF
- the recR gene encoding recombination mediator RecR, which gives rise to MLNIDSPSDIDELIRLFSKLPGLGPRSARRLVLHLIRNRNKIMTPLYSVMGRALENIKTCDICGNFDTKDPCNICGDEKRDNSTICVVEDLADLWAIERCNLYRGKYHVLGGTLSAIDDRGPAQLNMDTLLARASSDEVTEIILATNATMEGQTTAHYITSLLSDSGVNISRLAQGIPMGGELDYLDDGTLGAALKARLPF
- a CDS encoding YbaB/EbfC family nucleoid-associated protein, coding for MNLQKMMKQAQEMQNKMTAVQSEIEATEMDGASGGGMVSVRINGRSNLLEVNIDESLLKPDEKEMLEDLIIAAFNDAKTKMDNESSEKMNAITKGMNLPAGMKLPF